Proteins from one Longimicrobium sp. genomic window:
- a CDS encoding GTPase-associated system all-helical protein GASH → MIMLTQFPDWYRTVHPEPSSELLKRKWKVVDALRRRDRVTLVPDMIRLAFGRSVLPGGAGSSFSVALRKNELDLKPEDVAHETRVMAGAALAAFIESDERELADRAALAVLCVTCAGLGPKPLPADLPIIAENYLLRRRRLRWAKRERLPFQSSATFPGNYQAQLASVIKNPQEGYLGGQAAAVVKSIASGVAAVSADTASLGQSTAQAFETVWLEVRRLREETIILWWMFGEQSSLVGKFFREFGRASAVLQVALEMAELTDGPPGPLAAPAFLARVLQLTQATEHPVTIEAAIAGSDPSSITKLCEPVSAELVELTPVHAAAHTWVEFQGDASWTKLVQTRYGIDVSAEVADVTLALQCYHERLLRELLQPLAAE, encoded by the coding sequence GAAGCGGAAGTGGAAGGTGGTCGACGCACTCCGACGGAGAGACCGCGTCACGCTCGTGCCAGACATGATCCGGCTTGCCTTTGGTCGTAGCGTGTTGCCGGGCGGGGCCGGTTCGTCCTTCAGCGTAGCGCTTCGTAAAAACGAACTAGATCTGAAACCTGAGGATGTGGCTCACGAGACCAGGGTTATGGCGGGAGCGGCCCTGGCCGCGTTTATCGAATCGGACGAACGCGAACTCGCTGACCGCGCGGCGCTCGCGGTACTTTGCGTCACGTGCGCAGGGCTTGGCCCGAAGCCCTTGCCGGCAGATCTGCCAATCATCGCCGAGAATTATCTCCTTCGCCGCCGACGTTTGCGCTGGGCAAAGCGCGAGCGATTACCGTTCCAGAGTAGCGCCACTTTCCCGGGAAATTATCAAGCGCAACTTGCTTCTGTTATCAAGAACCCCCAGGAGGGATACTTGGGGGGGCAGGCCGCAGCCGTTGTGAAGAGCATCGCCTCCGGCGTGGCTGCGGTTTCTGCGGACACGGCCTCGCTCGGTCAATCGACTGCTCAAGCCTTTGAGACAGTCTGGCTAGAGGTGCGGCGCCTTCGCGAAGAAACAATCATCCTGTGGTGGATGTTCGGAGAGCAGAGTTCTCTAGTCGGCAAGTTCTTCCGAGAGTTTGGGCGAGCCTCGGCGGTACTTCAGGTAGCTCTGGAAATGGCTGAACTCACCGATGGACCTCCCGGGCCGCTTGCAGCACCTGCGTTCCTCGCTCGCGTATTGCAACTGACTCAGGCTACCGAGCATCCAGTGACCATTGAGGCTGCAATAGCCGGCTCCGATCCGTCCAGTATCACTAAGCTTTGCGAGCCAGTTTCTGCCGAATTGGTAGAGCTCACCCCCGTTCACGCGGCGGCGCATACGTGGGTAGAATTTCAGGGGGATGCAAGCTGGACGAAACTCGTCCAGACCCGCTACGGCATCGATGTGTCGGCCGAGGTGGCTGACGTTACTCTCGCGCTCCAATGTTATCATGAGCGGTTGCTTCGAGAACTCCTCCAACCGCTCGCGGCCGAATGA
- a CDS encoding TRAFAC clade GTPase domain-containing protein: MTDVATIPQCRLANCPVAASGLCLEGFSAPDTQCPNFGLVQVSPPIETEPAVSAGGESPERGWQTLHSGLQIDTAGAFGLMRRSGARIIVLAGDVESGKTTLLVSLFERFHEGPFCGYDFAGSRSLLAFEQRCHDSRAASQAEVPETQRTELSTSGFLHVCVRGDDRRRHELLFWDFTGEVYQRARDSLLDAEQLQVVGSANHFALILDGNQLAQPRLRAVAVTHARTLLRSLVEAGVLAYTTPVDLLVTKWDEVVGSDPRDETVIFTEAAVARLLAEFGSQFAHIRVYRVAARPQAADLPFGFGLDDLFAHWLDDGPRPVSRTADAPEPGLILTPFDNFRFERDHG; the protein is encoded by the coding sequence ATGACTGACGTAGCCACCATCCCGCAATGCCGACTTGCAAATTGCCCGGTTGCTGCTTCAGGCTTGTGCTTAGAAGGTTTCTCGGCGCCTGACACTCAGTGCCCGAATTTCGGACTTGTCCAAGTTAGTCCTCCAATCGAAACGGAACCGGCGGTTTCGGCTGGGGGGGAGAGCCCCGAGCGGGGGTGGCAGACGTTGCATTCAGGGCTACAAATCGATACTGCGGGCGCGTTCGGTTTGATGAGGAGAAGTGGGGCGCGCATTATTGTACTCGCCGGCGATGTTGAGAGCGGGAAAACAACTCTGCTGGTCAGTCTTTTTGAGCGGTTCCATGAAGGGCCGTTCTGCGGGTACGACTTCGCCGGCTCACGATCGCTCCTTGCGTTTGAGCAGCGTTGTCACGACTCCCGTGCGGCATCACAAGCCGAGGTTCCGGAGACCCAGCGCACCGAGCTTTCGACCTCCGGATTCCTGCACGTGTGCGTTCGTGGTGATGATCGCCGAAGACATGAGTTGTTGTTTTGGGACTTCACAGGGGAGGTCTACCAGCGGGCGCGGGATTCGCTGCTCGATGCTGAGCAGCTTCAAGTGGTCGGATCTGCAAATCACTTCGCACTGATATTGGATGGAAATCAACTCGCACAGCCGCGGCTGCGTGCGGTAGCTGTCACCCATGCGCGGACACTTCTCCGGAGCCTCGTCGAAGCGGGCGTACTCGCTTACACCACGCCCGTTGATCTACTTGTTACTAAATGGGACGAAGTGGTTGGTAGCGATCCCAGAGATGAAACGGTCATTTTTACCGAGGCTGCAGTTGCTCGGCTCCTGGCGGAATTTGGGTCGCAATTCGCGCACATACGGGTCTACCGAGTGGCTGCACGGCCCCAAGCAGCGGATCTGCCATTCGGGTTCGGCTTGGATGACTTGTTCGCGCACTGGTTGGATGATGGACCAAGGCCGGTTAGTAGAACTGCCGACGCGCCAGAGCCGGGGCTGATTTTGACCCCGTTCGATAATTTCAGATTTGAGCGTGACCATGGATAA
- a CDS encoding TRAFAC clade GTPase domain-containing protein: protein MDNIENRFLMLGLPGSGKTTFLAAFWHVVADAEGGRLSAAALPADRRYLNAIRTRWEQGLPAERTLFTADHTASMRVRDQVSGGEADLLFPDLSGEHFERQWTERHCLNSYLDMVRESAGALLFLHPDRVIPPLRLEEVFALAKSLGAPVSAPDARVKPIPFTPSSAATSAQLVDVLQVLADHAPKVSFPLGIVISAWDKVRGIHAPPAPSEWLSRELPLLEQYLRSNDDRFYIRVFGVSAQGWDYPGDDQLLRSTPNPSDRITVVADNEEPHRDITSPVSWLLSTSQARREET, encoded by the coding sequence ATGGATAACATTGAGAACCGTTTCCTGATGCTCGGCTTACCCGGAAGCGGGAAAACAACGTTTCTGGCGGCTTTCTGGCACGTTGTAGCAGATGCGGAGGGAGGCCGTCTTTCTGCAGCTGCGCTGCCCGCAGATCGGCGGTACCTAAACGCCATCCGAACTCGGTGGGAGCAAGGCCTGCCCGCAGAGCGGACACTCTTCACGGCGGATCACACGGCCTCCATGCGGGTCCGGGATCAAGTTAGCGGGGGCGAGGCGGATTTGCTGTTTCCTGATCTCTCCGGTGAACACTTTGAACGTCAGTGGACCGAGCGTCACTGCCTGAATTCATACTTGGACATGGTTCGGGAATCAGCGGGAGCTCTGCTGTTTCTCCATCCAGATCGGGTGATACCGCCACTTCGCCTAGAAGAAGTTTTTGCCTTGGCAAAAAGCCTCGGTGCGCCGGTCTCCGCACCGGATGCTCGTGTGAAGCCAATCCCATTCACACCAAGTAGTGCCGCTACGTCCGCACAACTGGTTGACGTTCTGCAAGTGCTTGCAGACCATGCGCCGAAAGTCTCCTTTCCGCTCGGAATCGTCATCTCTGCGTGGGACAAAGTTCGCGGGATCCATGCACCGCCCGCACCTTCCGAGTGGCTAAGTAGGGAACTTCCGCTTTTGGAGCAATACCTCCGGAGCAACGATGATCGGTTCTATATCCGAGTATTTGGAGTGAGCGCCCAAGGTTGGGATTATCCGGGCGATGACCAGCTACTCCGGTCGACTCCGAATCCTTCCGACCGGATCACCGTTGTAGCTGACAACGAAGAGCCCCACAGAGACATCACGTCGCCGGTTTCATGGTTGCTGAGTACATCTCAGGCGAGACGTGAGGAAACGTGA